The sequence below is a genomic window from Haematobia irritans isolate KBUSLIRL chromosome 3, ASM5000362v1, whole genome shotgun sequence.
gggaattttttttcgaatttcccgggatcccggtcaaagggaatCCTGTTTCGATGTAGCATAtatttagacatttgaataatTTAGAAATCTTCTGGACAATTACGAATGTATATTATCTCTTACATCTGCCATAAATCACACTAAagtaagaaatattttctaatacacaaaattcaaaaaaaaattgacaatggtTACAATGGAAAAACTCTTTCGGTATTGTTGGACTTCTTTgtaacatttaaaattgtatgAAGTGAAGGAAACTTATTTGGATTTTACCATCGTAAAACAGTCACTATATATGcacatcccagcaaacaaagcgtcgccaaaaaagtagtgaaaatgttctttttggattcggaagtgatgcaaaattggcgcagaagcgatgaatttgacatgggcttgtcataagacggatgtccaccatttcaacagccgttgcactgaatatgcaccACTTCTTtaaatgtgatccgaattcagtgttttggatgtgaattaaaaaattttgtggtattttgacaaataaataatttttataattttttatgatttttaatgcaaaataacagatgtctgaaacccttgacctcaaatatttttaaaatttcgcaatttttctagaatgaatttagaaattttttttcgacaaaattttaataatttataccattttattaatccttaccctgtttttaacatatttaaaacaagaaatgttaaaattgccctttaaaagtatgaaaaaagcgagttataaaaattgaattaaaagaacttcctgagtagttaaaataaagaacatctctggatggacatatttggaagtgcttttaatgtcgtgcctttagaagtacatccaaatttttttgctgggatgttcagCCTATATTCCCAAAAGGAATACAGcatctaaatttgaatttgaactgTCATAATAAAAGTTTCCATTTTCAAAGTTCATAAACACAGCCTttcaataattatgaaaatatttcgaaGTTATGCAATTCCTAGAaatcccgggatcccgttcccgggGAAAAACCTACTTTTATGCTACGCTCCAAACAATACTGTAATGAGAAGATGGCaaccatttttaattttcttcgggagttaagaaaaaattttgacgcgaGCCAGCTAATAGAATATTCATATAGAATTACCTTGAGTACAAGTGGCTTTGTGAGCGTAATATTTCTTACATGCACATCTCTACTCTATCATTTCTTACAACCGTACATTTTTGGTCGTGACACTAACATCGCTGCTTTTTTTTGGGCTAATCTTCGATTTGCAAACAGGAGCTCAAACAGTTAGTGTTATCTTATGATATTCTAGATTAGAATTTATGTTATCAACTTACACAGTGTCATATGCTGAATAGTGGCCATTGTAGACTCCATCCATTATCAATAATTCAGTCCGATGATCAGGCATCATAGCTTGGCATGAGTATACTTTATCCCGAAACTCACAACCTAATACAAAAGCGTCCGATGAATCCATCAAGGTTGCGTTGGTATATGGAATTGAACTGTTGATAGCATCTACATATATCCTCTCGTGACTTGGTTCCATGCGACCCCAATTTGAGATATAGCAATCAAAACTACTACTCGGATGGATTGTTGTATACAGAGTACATTCGCGATATGTTCCACCATAATAAACGTCCACAATTTTGCAATGTTTTGCTGAGTCTGGGCTAGAGCATTTGATTGTACCTTTGCCCACTTCCATCTGTACTCGGGTTTCGAAATTGGTCTTCTGCAAAGGTAGACTATGAATAGTTATAGTATCCTGTTCGTAGTCTCCAAACAAGTTCTCGGCTTCTAAAGTCCAAATAGCAGCAGACGCTGCTGTTACGCCCTTCACACGAATACCACAGACATTTTCTGtatatggtaaaattttttctccacGCTCAGTTTCAATTGGTGTGGTAGTATTTAGGTCGATCCTCATCTTGTCATCACCTGAACCAAATTATATGTATTTCACTTATTTTCCGGCCGTATTTGGGTATACGAGCGAATACCTTACCTCTAAACTTAAACCAACAGTTTTTTATTTGGCCAAAACTCTTTGGAACTTCCAAATATGCTACAAACCCCTCGCCTTCCATTAAATGCAGAGAGGATGACGGTTTTATTCCAGCCTCGCTTTCGCACATAAATAATACGAATAGTGTCCAAAGAAGAAGCACATATTGTTGCGATATCATAGTGAACTAATTACCGCCCCTATCTCTCGAATAGATACAACTAACTAACTGATCGCGATTCGAATTTGATCTGAACTAATGTTCTTTTCCAACTCAAGTACCAACAAAACAGTAGATAATTGGGTACTACTCCTCCAAATCGCAGGTGATAATCACAAATGGTTCCCGGCACGAATACCTTCTCGAAGCTATCAGCCGACTATTCTTAGCATTGGTGTCAATCATACCGAACAATGacaataaacaaagcatttggaACAAACAAAGCCCAACGCACAGTGGCTCACTGGTGTTAATGCGTTAATCCCACAGTAATCAGCAAACAATGGCTACTTGAAATTAGTTTATTTGGTTAGCACTTTATCGATATAACACCATATCCCCCTATTTCGGCATAGACCTAGACCCAAGTTATTAATATGAATTATTCATATTAGTTTCATGTTGAGATAATGTAGCGTAACATTGTGCATAATCGGAAACTTAACATGTGAACGTAGTAGCATTCGAGCAAGAAATACAAGGGCCCATCGAATTGAGTTACTCCGGTCATAGTCAACAGCAAGAGTGCTAATGAATGTGAATACCATTGCTCACAAAAGTAATCAAACAGACAAAGTTTATTAATTCATGAGAtatgaaaaattgaaacaataaacagtttttgtcaaaataaaaataataatcccATCAATGGTATACACCCAATATTGAGAATTATCAacgtaagaaaaattttgtattttgtttgcTGCCATACACCGGAAAATCCCTTGTTTAACAGGTccagaaattattttatgttgattgcaaaatgattttgttatagcttattttttttttttaattttcccagcccaataaaatttttacattcgaAGTATGTATAGAACGTTATATGGGcgtatgttccgatattcggaatcgaaaatcgcaaaattttctcttggcgatattttcttaaccctaaaacatacaaatttaatttttggcaacatagaattttatatacaaagtgAATTTAAATCCGATAGTATCTCAATTTCTTTCTttacaagaaaacaaaattcttgcgatttgcgattccgaatatcggaacgtGGAGGATGAACTATTAcacactccaaaaaaaaatatactcccaACCACATACTTGTTAAAGCAcatatatttttagaatttgttcAAACCAAAAATTGTTGATACTGTCCAAACCTATTGTGTTTTACCCCAAGCATATCTTTCAGTAAAAACCcaaatgcacacaaaaa
It includes:
- the LOC142229038 gene encoding uncharacterized protein LOC142229038 isoform X2 yields the protein MISQQYVLLLWTLFVLFMCESEAGIKPSSSLHLMEGEGFVAYLEVPKSFGQIKNCWFKFRGDDKMRIDLNTTTPIETERGEKILPYTENVCGIRVKGVTAASAAIWTLEAENLFGDYEQDTITIHSLPLQKTNFETRVQMEVGKGTIKCSSPDSAKHCKIVDVYYGGTYRECTLYTTIHPSSSFDCYISNWGRMEPSHERIYVDAINSSIPYTNATLMDSSDAFVLGCEFRDKVYSCQAMMPDHRTELLIMDGVYNGHYSAYDTVTSKSKCNLEIPKPLKDSEIGLWRIMNYDSSTPSGCLFYVGKSKSDIILSELSKLPELTTVKVYQPEANTDKWIDEISCSVPFIVHDCYLRDPNNTLHFTDDIRFERHRLYGKCSFSNMPIIDGIWICGARGRDYDKEIVQNIQVIVKPKNGEALTDKVQAKRGDTVELMCKSPFDEPISHCAFIDPSGGVFLVGTVNSIKSKGRIQYYGRGINKGECGITIKDLNRDDYGKWKCEFIIRPGNMKSSFTMDLKESGRLRFKRKL